The region GGCCCGCCGCCACCGCCAGGTACTGGCCGGCGCGGTCCTGCGACAAGCCATGCAACACGCCCACGATCTTGTAGGTCATGGCCGAAGTCCAGCGCGCCGGCTGCTGGTCGGCCGGCAGGCGGGTCTGGTCCAGCGCCAGCACCGGATAGGCCTGCAGGAACAGCCGCGCCATCGCCACCGCGACCAGTGCGCCGACCACGATGCCCGCCACCTGGTAGCCGAACTGCACCATGCGGTCGCTGCCCAGGCGCCAGCCGGTGGAGCGGTCCTGCTGCATGTCGCTGGCTTCGGCCGTGGCCACCAGCAATACCGTGGCGGCGATCAGGCCGACCTGCGGCGCGCGCAGGCCCGCGGCCGCCATCAGGATCACCGACAGCACGAATGCCGACGAAATCGGGTTCTGGTCGACCATGCCGACCGAAATGCCGTTGACCAGCGCAAACACCAGCGCCAGCAGCACGGCGATCAACTGGAATGCCAGCGGCTGCCCGAACCACATCACCCCCGCTGCCACCGTGGCTGCGCCCCACAGCAGGGCCCACGCCGCCACCCAGCCCATGCCCGGTCCCCGCCGTTGCTCCGCCGGACGCGGCTTGTGCTGCGCCCGCCAGCGCCGGCACGCCTGCGCCAGCAACTGCGCCAGGTCGACGACCGCCGCGCCCAGGATCATGCCCAATGCCACCAGGAAGGTGGCCTTGCGATAGGGCTCGCCCGGCGCGAGCCAGCCGGCGGCGATGAACCACGGCGTCATGGCCCAGCCCGCCAGCCCGCCCACCAGCGCGGCAACGCCCACGCGCGCGCCGACGATCATGCCGGCGCCGAAGGTCGCCGCGGACAGGTCCAGCGCCGCCAGCCACGGCACGCGCCCGGACCCAAGCCCGCTCGCCAGCCCCAGTGCCATGCCGCCGCCAAGCCGCGCCACCGAGCGCCGCAGCAGCGCGGGGTCGGTCAGCGCGCGCAGGATGTTGGCCACCGCCAGCCCGGAGGGAAAGGTCAACTGCATGCGGTCCACCAGCAACGGCGTATAAAGCATGCCCACGCCCACCCCGAACATGCCGATGCACAGCAAGTACAGCACCAGTTGCCAGAGCGGCGGCTGCGCCATGCCCAGCCATGCCATCGCCTGCAGCACCACCGCCATGCCGCCCATGCCCGCCACCGATGCCGCCGCGGTCTGGATGTAGTTGGCGCCATGGCGGCCGGATGCGCCGTAGCCGGCGGTCACCACCGAGCCCAGGATGCCGGCCAGCACCTGCCCGCCGACAAAGAACCCCAGCGAGAAATTCATGTATGCCGCGGCGACGCCGCCCAGCGGACCGAGCACGAGCATGCCGGCCGCGCCCAGCATCAGGTGGTATTGCCAGCTGCCCGGCGGTGGCAGCCAGGCCGCGCGTGGCGCGGCATCGGTAGGCAGGACGGGCATGGCGGGGTGCCTTCAGCGGAACAGTGTGCCTGTTACGAAGCATAGGCGAGGCCTGGCCCCGCGGTGGCGGCTGGTTTGCGTTACCGCAGTACCGGCGCGGACCGCGGGGTTTACACTAGTTTCGCACGCAACTAAATAGCCGATATAGTTGCGCCCACAACTATCTCATAGACCCTAGCCAGCCATGCCAGACCTGCACGCACCTCGCCTGCCGGTGCCGCCCGCACCGCCGCCCGATTCGTCCCGCCCCTGGCCGCAGCGCATCCCGGTACTGATTGCCGGCGGCGGCCCGGTCGGCCTGACCCTGGCCGCGCTGCTGGCGCGCCAGGGCATTGCCGCGCTGGTGGTGGAAGCCGACGACGGCTACTGCGCCGGCAGCCGCGCAATCTGCATGGCGCGGCGCTCGCTGGAAATCCTGGGCTGGGCCGGCGCCGACCGGGCCACGGTAGCAACCGGCCTGCCGTGGGTCGGCGGGCGCAGCTACTACCGCGACACGCAAGTGCTGCACTTCCAGATGCCGAGCGAGCCGGGCGAGCGCTTTGCGCCGATGGTCAACATCCAGCAGTACTACCTGGAGGCCTTCGCCCACG is a window of Cupriavidus taiwanensis LMG 19424 DNA encoding:
- a CDS encoding OPT/YSL family transporter: MPVLPTDAAPRAAWLPPPGSWQYHLMLGAAGMLVLGPLGGVAAAYMNFSLGFFVGGQVLAGILGSVVTAGYGASGRHGANYIQTAAASVAGMGGMAVVLQAMAWLGMAQPPLWQLVLYLLCIGMFGVGVGMLYTPLLVDRMQLTFPSGLAVANILRALTDPALLRRSVARLGGGMALGLASGLGSGRVPWLAALDLSAATFGAGMIVGARVGVAALVGGLAGWAMTPWFIAAGWLAPGEPYRKATFLVALGMILGAAVVDLAQLLAQACRRWRAQHKPRPAEQRRGPGMGWVAAWALLWGAATVAAGVMWFGQPLAFQLIAVLLALVFALVNGISVGMVDQNPISSAFVLSVILMAAAGLRAPQVGLIAATVLLVATAEASDMQQDRSTGWRLGSDRMVQFGYQVAGIVVGALVAVAMARLFLQAYPVLALDQTRLPADQQPARWTSAMTYKIVGVLHGLSQDRAGQYLAVAAGLGIGLATALLRRAILGHSAWQRFARSGRRGQAADFVLDAVILPSPYASSFGGFVNLAAAAWMAAGGVLASVGAALGAPGAGRQGLPRDMNTASLLGGGLIAGDALAALAIGMAGLLSVA